The Stratiformator vulcanicus genome has a segment encoding these proteins:
- a CDS encoding DUF971 domain-containing protein, translating to MASAPTDIRAVTDRATFEIDWPDRKTSKLPFRFLRGRCPCASCVNEFTGERVVGPKNVAEDIAPYGLDLAGNYALKIRWNDGHDTGLFTWTYLRELSDESAD from the coding sequence ATGGCTTCGGCTCCCACCGATATTCGCGCCGTCACCGATCGAGCGACTTTCGAAATCGATTGGCCCGATCGTAAGACTTCAAAATTGCCGTTTCGCTTCTTGAGGGGCCGGTGCCCCTGCGCGAGTTGCGTCAACGAATTTACTGGCGAGCGGGTCGTCGGGCCGAAGAATGTGGCCGAGGACATCGCGCCGTATGGTCTTGATCTCGCGGGCAACTACGCCCTGAAGATTCGCTGGAACGACGGGCACGACACCGGGCTGTTCACGTGGACCTACCTCCGCGAATTGTCTGACGAATCCGCAGATTGA
- the recA gene encoding recombinase RecA: protein MAKKASTKALSKSKKSSESDDIDSVLSNAVGQIEKAFGRGSIMRLDSDAAAAGIPGIATGALSLDLALGGRGIPRGRIVEIYGPESSGKTTLALHVIASAQKAGGIAAFIDAEHALDPSWAKRLGVNLEELLVSQPSYGEEALQIAEMLIKSNAVDVIVIDSVAALVPKAELDGEIGDTHVGLQARMMSQAMRKLTGAISRSKTTVIFINQIREKIGVMFGSPETTPGGRALKFYSSVRLDVRRISTLKDGDQTVGMRMKVKVVKNKVAPPFRIAEFDMLSECGISASGDVLDMAVEDRVVNKSGAWFSYGDTRIGQGRDKSRTFLEENPDMLEEIRNKVLEARGILPPAAANADAESEEE, encoded by the coding sequence ATGGCGAAGAAGGCATCCACCAAAGCCCTATCGAAATCAAAGAAGTCGTCGGAGTCGGATGATATCGACTCGGTCCTGTCGAACGCCGTCGGTCAAATCGAAAAGGCGTTCGGTCGCGGCTCAATCATGCGACTCGATTCCGACGCCGCCGCAGCCGGTATTCCCGGCATTGCGACGGGGGCTTTGTCGCTCGACCTCGCCCTTGGCGGGCGCGGTATTCCGCGCGGTCGGATCGTCGAAATCTACGGCCCGGAATCGAGCGGTAAGACGACCCTCGCACTGCACGTGATTGCCAGCGCGCAAAAAGCCGGTGGGATTGCCGCATTCATCGACGCAGAGCACGCCCTCGACCCATCGTGGGCGAAGCGTCTTGGCGTGAATCTCGAGGAACTGCTCGTCAGCCAGCCGTCCTACGGCGAAGAGGCTCTGCAGATTGCCGAAATGCTGATCAAGTCGAATGCGGTCGACGTAATCGTAATCGACTCGGTGGCGGCCCTCGTGCCGAAGGCAGAGCTTGATGGCGAAATTGGGGATACGCACGTCGGTCTGCAGGCTCGCATGATGAGTCAGGCGATGAGGAAACTGACCGGGGCGATCTCCCGCTCAAAGACGACGGTGATCTTCATCAACCAGATTCGCGAGAAGATCGGCGTGATGTTCGGCAGCCCAGAGACCACCCCCGGCGGCCGGGCCCTCAAGTTTTACTCCTCTGTCCGTCTGGATGTCCGCCGCATCAGCACCCTGAAAGATGGTGATCAGACCGTCGGCATGCGAATGAAGGTTAAGGTCGTCAAGAACAAGGTCGCCCCGCCGTTCCGCATCGCGGAGTTCGACATGCTCAGCGAGTGCGGCATTAGCGCCTCGGGCGACGTGCTCGACATGGCCGTCGAAGACCGGGTCGTCAACAAGAGCGGTGCCTGGTTCAGCTACGGCGACACCCGCATCGGCCAGGGCCGAGACAAGTCGCGAACTTTTCTCGAGGAAAACCCCGACATGCTCGAGGAAATCCGCAACAAAGTCCTCGAAGCCCGCGGCATCCTCCCCCCCGCAGCGGCCAATGCCGACGCCGAGTCCGAAGAGGAATAA
- a CDS encoding TerD family protein — protein MVESLTKSEIFLAKCGKVLVGEGDYRARIAVVSTVAKNLQSLGFGLSSTLLARLSTLSDEQVVDWYEGVSPLLRRLVGANRPFEPMYPNFPRQVMEASEAELYFNAMTHYFGFALSDHLNDPSLVVLPNYEKESRPPLDEFHQLRWIDLGSEIEFRSIFTRLVSANGSLSEFDKRTLKWFAANESVQELLPERIPQKENLAFLVSLLEDRNCLIEYVKTATDVLRIAVAMSGGDVSLGEPTKFRSFSKPERKFLLKCLENSGDRRTEDMLRWKSRWIRLGEFLHPGDYKKRFPNALAAFDVIRNDIPFKTFNAKVEESISRGDPHSITSLLTQRPGEFARRLDHILRSVDEPEMVLTTFFSVAGQVSTPVLLQAWAHFRQRDSLSSRAFFPKGNAAKVQFSTDKLPPLAPSLTLAAARGLRSQLMQRFARLPRLGKVWIDERLTEVFVPHSQRSASRSLRAITRGSSFQLPSGDTLRFFCWWKNIYNAAGTSSSRVDLDLSASLFSDNWQTSGEIAYYNLRSGECYHSGDVTSAPKGACEFIDISLESVRSMGARYVVMSVLSYTGQPFAALPECFGGWMIRKRPNSGEIFEPKTVVDKIDITASTRACVPVIVDAEERRVHWADLGLKSAAQINNAARNSVGLSQIGQAIVDLKKPTLYDLLEMHAEARGEVVQNMQSAETVFGLHEGDLTAFDSDRILSEFLA, from the coding sequence ATGGTCGAATCGCTCACGAAATCTGAGATTTTTCTGGCCAAGTGCGGCAAGGTTCTCGTTGGTGAAGGCGACTATCGGGCGCGAATTGCCGTTGTCTCTACAGTCGCGAAGAACTTACAGTCTTTGGGATTCGGACTGAGTTCGACGTTACTCGCGCGACTGAGCACACTTAGCGACGAGCAGGTTGTAGATTGGTACGAGGGCGTCTCGCCCTTGCTCCGACGTTTGGTCGGCGCGAACCGCCCTTTCGAGCCGATGTATCCGAACTTTCCGCGACAGGTAATGGAGGCATCGGAAGCGGAACTGTATTTCAATGCGATGACCCACTATTTCGGGTTTGCGCTTTCAGATCACCTGAATGACCCCAGTCTTGTCGTCCTGCCTAACTACGAGAAAGAATCGCGGCCACCACTTGATGAGTTTCATCAACTGAGGTGGATCGATCTCGGAAGTGAGATCGAATTTCGATCAATCTTTACTCGGCTCGTCTCTGCAAACGGTTCGCTGTCGGAGTTCGACAAACGGACATTGAAGTGGTTTGCGGCGAATGAGTCCGTTCAGGAATTACTGCCTGAACGCATCCCGCAAAAGGAGAATTTGGCTTTCTTGGTGTCGCTACTCGAAGACCGAAACTGTCTTATTGAATATGTCAAGACGGCGACTGACGTTCTCCGCATTGCGGTCGCGATGTCAGGCGGTGACGTGTCACTCGGCGAACCAACGAAGTTTCGTAGTTTCTCAAAGCCCGAAAGAAAGTTCCTCCTAAAGTGTCTTGAGAACTCCGGGGATCGTCGTACGGAGGACATGCTCCGGTGGAAGTCGAGGTGGATCCGGCTCGGTGAGTTTCTCCATCCGGGCGACTATAAGAAACGCTTCCCGAACGCACTTGCCGCATTCGATGTGATTCGAAACGACATTCCCTTCAAGACATTCAATGCAAAGGTCGAAGAATCGATTTCGCGAGGCGACCCGCATTCGATAACCTCGCTCCTGACTCAACGCCCTGGAGAGTTTGCTCGACGATTGGACCATATCCTTCGTTCCGTCGACGAACCTGAAATGGTTTTGACGACGTTCTTCTCTGTCGCCGGCCAAGTCTCGACTCCTGTGCTCCTGCAAGCTTGGGCTCATTTTCGGCAACGCGACTCACTCTCCAGTCGAGCATTTTTTCCAAAGGGAAATGCAGCCAAAGTTCAGTTTAGTACCGACAAGCTGCCACCGCTTGCCCCATCGCTAACGCTCGCTGCTGCGCGCGGTCTACGCAGCCAGTTAATGCAAAGATTCGCACGGCTTCCCCGACTCGGCAAAGTCTGGATTGATGAACGACTGACGGAAGTGTTCGTACCCCATTCGCAGCGCTCCGCCAGCCGGTCGCTTCGCGCGATCACACGCGGTTCCAGCTTCCAACTACCAAGCGGCGATACTCTGCGCTTCTTTTGTTGGTGGAAGAATATTTACAACGCCGCAGGCACTAGCAGCAGTCGTGTAGACTTAGACCTATCGGCATCCCTCTTCAGCGATAACTGGCAGACGAGCGGCGAGATCGCCTACTACAATCTGCGAAGTGGAGAGTGCTACCACAGCGGCGACGTCACATCGGCTCCAAAAGGAGCATGCGAGTTTATAGACATCAGTCTGGAATCGGTCCGATCAATGGGTGCCCGATACGTCGTAATGAGCGTTCTGTCTTACACCGGCCAGCCATTCGCTGCGTTGCCAGAGTGCTTCGGAGGATGGATGATACGAAAGCGGCCAAACTCCGGCGAGATTTTTGAACCGAAGACCGTCGTTGATAAGATTGATATCACCGCTTCGACACGTGCTTGCGTACCGGTAATCGTTGATGCCGAAGAACGGCGAGTGCATTGGGCAGACCTTGGTCTTAAGAGTGCAGCGCAGATAAACAATGCTGCTCGCAACTCTGTAGGACTTAGCCAGATCGGCCAAGCAATAGTCGATTTAAAGAAGCCGACGTTATACGATCTTCTCGAAATGCATGCAGAGGCTCGCGGAGAAGTGGTGCAAAACATGCAATCCGCCGAAACGGTCTTCGGCTTGCATGAAGGCGACCTGACAGCCTTCGACTCGGACCGCATACTAAGTGAATTTCTTGCTTGA
- a CDS encoding multiheme c-type cytochrome — protein sequence MARDKILILFALLGCVLMVAAVVYRGIASTRPMQPGVDGGSDPGQGGIAVPEAGPPFADWEQPDAVLLISSEQFGYLEPCGCSASQAGGMARRAGLFRMIKEKGWPLAAIDLGGTVKRHRRQSQFKFSSNLEALKLLDYAALGVGPEELKLRPDYLLSQNVIDPETGQAALPFLGANQMFFDIPDLDGGPIKTKVFEAGPVRFGVAQILGDSIRDSIVPGGSTADFSTTAPTDVLPDVIESLEAAEVDVMVLLSYATPSESTELAAAYPQFDIVVTARGPEDPPEKAEQIGDTLLLRVGQKGKHIGAVGVTKAEESGIDLKFELVELDAARFDHVTAMDEVMASYQTLLEDYESEVFADIPEGDAPPGGTYVGADRCGKCHTKAFAKWSKSRHAKAYHSLIEGRENFEGDWVPRNHDPECLSCHVTGWDAQDVFPFKSGFLPEAIASQKGDPDRYHLLKGQQCENCHGPGSHHSEVMQTWLDDKNAVPQPEFRAAAKEMKIELTEARDNLCIKCHDHENSPKFNFAEYWSKVKHSGLD from the coding sequence ATGGCTCGCGACAAAATTCTGATCCTATTCGCCCTGCTGGGCTGCGTGTTGATGGTCGCGGCGGTGGTCTATCGCGGTATCGCTTCAACCCGCCCGATGCAGCCCGGCGTCGACGGTGGAAGTGATCCCGGTCAAGGCGGAATCGCCGTACCGGAAGCGGGTCCGCCGTTTGCCGACTGGGAACAGCCCGACGCGGTTCTGCTAATCTCGAGTGAGCAGTTCGGTTACCTCGAGCCGTGCGGTTGTTCGGCCAGTCAGGCCGGGGGCATGGCCCGGCGGGCCGGTCTATTTCGCATGATCAAAGAGAAAGGCTGGCCGCTTGCCGCGATCGATTTGGGTGGCACCGTCAAGCGGCACCGTCGACAGTCGCAATTCAAATTCAGCAGCAATCTCGAGGCGCTGAAGCTCCTCGATTACGCCGCGCTGGGCGTTGGTCCCGAAGAGTTGAAACTGCGCCCCGACTATTTGCTCTCCCAGAATGTCATCGACCCCGAGACCGGCCAGGCTGCCCTGCCCTTTCTCGGAGCGAACCAGATGTTCTTTGACATCCCTGATCTCGATGGCGGGCCGATCAAGACGAAAGTGTTCGAGGCCGGTCCCGTTCGCTTCGGCGTGGCGCAAATTCTCGGCGATTCGATTCGGGACTCGATCGTGCCGGGAGGATCGACCGCCGACTTTTCGACCACCGCCCCGACCGACGTGCTACCAGATGTCATCGAATCGCTGGAGGCGGCCGAAGTCGATGTGATGGTCCTCCTCTCATACGCGACCCCTTCCGAGTCGACCGAACTCGCCGCGGCGTATCCTCAATTCGATATCGTGGTGACCGCTCGTGGGCCGGAAGACCCGCCGGAAAAAGCAGAACAGATCGGCGACACGCTGCTGCTCCGTGTCGGCCAGAAAGGCAAGCACATCGGCGCCGTCGGCGTAACGAAAGCCGAGGAATCGGGCATCGACCTGAAATTTGAACTCGTCGAACTCGATGCCGCTCGGTTTGACCACGTCACCGCCATGGACGAGGTCATGGCCTCCTACCAAACGCTGTTGGAAGACTACGAGTCGGAAGTCTTCGCCGACATTCCCGAAGGCGATGCCCCGCCCGGCGGGACCTACGTGGGAGCCGACCGCTGTGGGAAATGCCACACCAAAGCCTTTGCAAAGTGGAGCAAGTCTCGCCACGCGAAAGCGTATCATTCCCTCATCGAAGGGCGGGAAAACTTTGAAGGCGACTGGGTGCCACGGAACCACGACCCGGAATGTCTCTCCTGCCACGTGACCGGTTGGGACGCCCAGGATGTGTTCCCGTTCAAGTCTGGCTTTCTCCCGGAAGCGATCGCGTCGCAAAAGGGAGACCCCGACCGATACCATTTGCTGAAGGGCCAACAATGCGAAAACTGCCACGGCCCCGGCAGTCATCACTCAGAGGTCATGCAAACCTGGCTCGACGACAAGAATGCGGTCCCGCAGCCGGAGTTCCGGGCTGCCGCGAAAGAAATGAAAATCGAACTTACGGAGGCCCGTGACAATCTCTGCATCAAATGTCACGATCACGAAAATAGTCCGAAGTTCAATTTCGCCGAATACTGGTCTAAGGTGAAACACTCCGGGCTCGATTAA
- a CDS encoding pirin family protein, with amino-acid sequence MWHLELRIDVVNQFCFRPIIPVELVISNRAVLREIERPAGKWGICWKELLTNPPARRYLFQQASARFGRTLMVNNRRNFIRLTAAGLIHISARPFLAGADEPAESTLLLRQAGDRGHTDLGWLKSFHSFSFGKYYDQRHMGFRSLRVINDDRITPGRGFPTHPHRDMEILSYVMQGALQHRDSTGRGSVIRPGDVQLMTAGTGITHSEYNPSQSEANHFLQIWIQPGMKRVQPKYQQRRIEPAAMKARWATIAAPEQSSAFVTMNQDAHIRVASLANGDRLTHTVRRDRHAWLHVARGEINVNGTRLQTGDAIASSRPSEFNITGKKEAEILLFDLG; translated from the coding sequence ATGTGGCATCTCGAACTCCGAATCGACGTGGTCAATCAATTTTGCTTCAGGCCAATCATCCCGGTGGAACTGGTCATCAGCAACCGAGCGGTTTTACGTGAGATCGAGCGACCGGCCGGAAAGTGGGGAATCTGCTGGAAAGAGCTATTGACCAACCCACCGGCGCGCCGATATCTGTTTCAACAGGCATCTGCTCGATTCGGGAGAACGCTCATGGTCAACAACCGACGCAATTTCATCCGGCTCACTGCCGCCGGGCTCATTCACATTTCGGCCCGCCCGTTCTTGGCCGGCGCGGACGAACCCGCCGAATCCACGCTCCTGCTGCGGCAGGCGGGTGACCGCGGGCATACCGATCTCGGTTGGCTGAAGAGCTTTCACAGCTTCAGCTTCGGGAAGTATTACGACCAACGGCACATGGGCTTTCGGTCGTTGCGAGTCATCAACGACGACCGAATCACGCCCGGTCGGGGCTTTCCCACGCACCCGCACCGCGACATGGAAATCCTCTCGTACGTGATGCAGGGGGCGTTGCAGCATCGCGATAGCACGGGGCGGGGTTCCGTCATTCGGCCGGGCGACGTGCAATTGATGACCGCCGGGACGGGGATCACGCACAGCGAGTACAACCCGTCTCAGTCGGAGGCCAACCACTTCCTGCAGATTTGGATTCAACCCGGGATGAAACGCGTCCAGCCGAAGTACCAGCAGCGGCGGATCGAGCCGGCGGCGATGAAAGCCCGCTGGGCAACGATTGCGGCCCCTGAGCAATCTTCCGCATTCGTCACGATGAATCAGGACGCACACATCCGCGTGGCGAGCCTTGCTAACGGTGACCGACTAACCCACACGGTTCGGCGCGACCGCCACGCCTGGCTGCACGTGGCCCGTGGCGAAATTAATGTCAACGGCACACGGCTTCAAACCGGTGACGCTATCGCGAGCAGCCGGCCCTCTGAATTTAATATCACCGGCAAAAAGGAAGCCGAGATTTTGCTATTCGATTTGGGTTAA
- a CDS encoding alpha/beta hydrolase: MIHWRCCRLALVLLLLLTAGSAVAADPPKVPKGVTAHRNLEYAEVGEQSLQLDLYVPDDVENPPLVVWIHGGGWRKGSRVGGGPSFRLCTTGYATATISYRFTDVAPFPAQIHDCKAAIRFLRANAGKYGYDGERIGVIGHSAGGHLAALLGVTGDVKSLEGDVGEFDETSSRVQAVINQAGPTDFPKRIRRRGEKGAKDAVFKLLGGKTDPEGEAAKEVSAVTYVSSDDPPILNVFGDTDTVVKAYHGETLHRLYQEADLDSQLVILPDTGHVDSGFFNAENFRRMKAFFDEKLK, from the coding sequence ATGATTCATTGGCGATGTTGTCGTTTGGCTTTGGTCCTGCTGTTGTTGTTGACCGCAGGTTCCGCGGTCGCTGCTGATCCGCCTAAGGTGCCGAAGGGGGTGACAGCTCATCGCAATCTGGAGTACGCCGAGGTTGGCGAGCAGTCTTTGCAACTTGATCTCTATGTACCCGATGACGTCGAGAACCCACCGTTGGTCGTTTGGATTCACGGGGGTGGGTGGCGAAAGGGCAGCCGGGTGGGCGGCGGGCCGAGTTTTCGGCTTTGCACCACGGGTTATGCGACCGCGACGATCAGCTATCGCTTTACCGATGTCGCCCCCTTCCCCGCTCAAATTCATGACTGCAAAGCCGCGATCCGCTTCTTAAGAGCGAACGCCGGCAAGTACGGGTACGATGGCGAGCGGATCGGGGTGATCGGCCATTCGGCGGGCGGTCACCTCGCGGCTTTGCTGGGAGTCACTGGCGATGTTAAAAGCCTAGAGGGAGACGTCGGCGAGTTTGACGAGACCTCTTCGCGGGTGCAGGCGGTGATTAATCAGGCGGGGCCGACCGACTTCCCGAAACGAATCCGCCGCAGGGGCGAAAAGGGGGCAAAAGACGCCGTCTTCAAATTGCTGGGCGGCAAGACCGACCCGGAGGGCGAGGCTGCCAAGGAGGTTTCGGCGGTCACTTACGTCTCGTCGGACGATCCGCCGATCTTAAATGTCTTCGGGGATACCGACACCGTTGTGAAGGCGTATCACGGCGAGACGCTGCACAGGCTGTATCAGGAAGCCGACCTCGATTCGCAGCTCGTCATTCTGCCCGACACGGGACATGTCGACAGCGGGTTCTTTAATGCCGAAAACTTCCGGCGAATGAAGGCGTTCTTCGACGAGAAGTTGAAGTAG
- the alaS gene encoding alanine--tRNA ligase, whose translation MKTDELREKYLSFFEQKGCTRRPSDVLVPKDDPTVLFTPAGMNQFKNEFLGLGRPDFKSATTSQKCLRTGDIENVGVTPFHHTFFEMLGNFSFGDYFKTEAIHWAWEFLTDKKWLGLPPETLTATVYLDDEEAYSIWANDVGLPAKRIRRHDEYENFWPAGAPTNGPDGVCGPCSEIYYSSDGGKSEVEIWNLVFTQFNRTGSPPDNLKPLPKKNIDTGMGLERTASVLQGVVSNFEIDTLRPLCVAAGETVGKEYSFDAPDGRAIRRIADHARAITMCIHEGTAPGNKEENYVVRQLLRRAVLEGFLLGRRDPFVFSLVDSVVDVMKVPYPEVAKTVQSVKDTIKSEEARFLDTIERGLDKFNRCVDDARKSGASLLPGDEIWDLHSTYGFLVELTEALAAEHNLAVDRARFNELEGEHEETSKGGKTYGVMAAGPLHALHETHGGSEFLGYDSTASESEIIGLIAEGRLVEHVDEVGHAEPIGVVLDRSPFYAEAGGQVGDVGTLTGDGFEFRVTDTQKERDLIVHLGHLQQGELKVGAKINAEVDAGRRSGIRRAHSATHILHHALHEVIGKDATQRGSKVEADHLRFDFNHRQALTPDELSRVEDIMNELVASGADVTTNVLPIEEAKKLGAMALFGEKYPDFVRVVSMGDFSLEFCGGTHLTNTGQVGFCKIVSEDAVGTGIRRISAVTGQAALNRMREAEQLLKEAQAALKAPRPEDLPQRINVLQEELKTLRKQLAQQSQQNVAGEIDELLAKAEEVDGVKLIAHQPTTGDRDILKKYADLLRNQKEPVALILGMEVDGKAALLAAVSKELVKRGVKAGDCVKAAAKEVSGGGGGRPDLAEAGGKDPSKLPQALEAGLAYYKSALSSGS comes from the coding sequence ATGAAGACCGACGAACTCCGCGAGAAGTACCTCAGCTTTTTTGAGCAGAAGGGCTGCACCCGCCGACCGAGCGATGTCCTCGTCCCCAAAGACGACCCGACCGTGCTATTTACCCCCGCGGGGATGAACCAGTTCAAAAACGAGTTCCTCGGCCTCGGCCGCCCCGACTTCAAAAGCGCGACCACGTCGCAAAAGTGTTTGAGGACGGGGGATATTGAGAACGTTGGCGTCACGCCTTTTCATCACACATTTTTCGAGATGTTGGGAAACTTCTCGTTCGGCGATTACTTTAAGACTGAAGCCATTCACTGGGCCTGGGAGTTCCTCACCGACAAGAAATGGCTCGGCCTCCCGCCGGAAACCCTTACCGCCACCGTCTATCTGGACGACGAAGAGGCCTACAGCATCTGGGCGAACGACGTCGGCCTGCCCGCCAAACGCATCCGTCGGCACGATGAGTACGAAAACTTCTGGCCTGCCGGTGCCCCCACCAACGGACCCGACGGCGTCTGCGGCCCCTGCAGCGAAATCTACTACTCGTCCGACGGCGGCAAGAGCGAAGTCGAGATCTGGAACCTCGTCTTCACGCAGTTCAACCGGACCGGCAGCCCTCCCGACAACCTCAAGCCCCTCCCCAAGAAAAATATCGACACCGGGATGGGCCTCGAGCGGACCGCCTCCGTCCTGCAGGGCGTCGTCAGCAACTTCGAGATCGACACCCTCCGCCCCCTTTGCGTCGCCGCCGGGGAGACCGTCGGCAAAGAGTACTCCTTCGACGCCCCCGACGGCCGGGCCATCCGCCGCATCGCCGACCACGCCCGCGCCATCACGATGTGCATCCACGAAGGCACCGCCCCGGGCAACAAAGAGGAGAACTACGTCGTCCGGCAGCTCCTGCGCCGCGCCGTCCTCGAAGGCTTCCTGCTCGGCCGCCGCGACCCGTTCGTCTTCTCGCTCGTCGACTCCGTCGTCGACGTGATGAAGGTCCCCTACCCCGAAGTCGCCAAGACCGTCCAGAGCGTCAAAGACACCATCAAGTCGGAAGAGGCCCGCTTCCTCGACACGATCGAACGCGGCCTCGACAAGTTCAACCGCTGCGTCGACGACGCCCGCAAGTCCGGAGCGTCCCTCCTCCCCGGCGACGAAATCTGGGACCTGCACTCCACCTACGGCTTCCTCGTCGAACTGACCGAAGCCCTCGCCGCTGAGCACAACCTCGCCGTCGACCGTGCCCGCTTTAATGAACTCGAAGGCGAGCACGAAGAGACCAGTAAGGGCGGCAAGACTTACGGCGTCATGGCTGCCGGTCCGCTCCACGCCCTCCACGAAACCCACGGCGGCTCCGAATTTCTCGGCTACGACTCCACCGCATCCGAAAGTGAGATCATCGGCCTCATCGCCGAAGGCCGGCTCGTGGAGCATGTTGATGAAGTCGGCCACGCCGAGCCCATCGGCGTCGTGCTCGATCGCTCCCCCTTCTACGCCGAAGCCGGTGGTCAGGTCGGCGACGTCGGCACCCTCACCGGCGACGGCTTCGAATTCCGCGTCACCGACACGCAAAAGGAACGCGACCTCATCGTGCACCTGGGCCATCTGCAGCAGGGCGAACTCAAAGTCGGAGCAAAGATCAACGCCGAAGTCGATGCCGGTCGCCGTAGCGGCATCCGCCGGGCCCACAGCGCCACGCACATCCTGCATCACGCCTTGCATGAGGTGATCGGCAAAGACGCCACGCAGCGCGGTTCCAAGGTCGAAGCCGACCACCTTCGCTTCGACTTCAACCACCGCCAGGCCCTCACGCCCGACGAACTCAGTCGCGTCGAGGACATTATGAACGAGCTCGTCGCCTCCGGGGCCGACGTCACCACGAACGTGCTGCCGATCGAAGAGGCCAAAAAGCTGGGGGCGATGGCCCTGTTCGGCGAGAAGTACCCCGACTTCGTTCGCGTCGTCTCGATGGGAGACTTCAGCCTCGAATTCTGCGGCGGCACGCACCTGACCAACACCGGGCAGGTCGGCTTCTGCAAGATCGTCTCCGAAGACGCCGTCGGCACCGGCATCCGCCGCATCTCCGCCGTCACCGGCCAGGCCGCCTTAAATCGCATGCGGGAAGCCGAGCAACTCTTAAAAGAAGCTCAGGCCGCCCTGAAAGCCCCCCGGCCCGAAGACCTGCCGCAGCGTATTAATGTCTTACAGGAAGAATTAAAGACCCTCCGCAAACAGCTTGCGCAGCAAAGTCAGCAGAACGTCGCCGGCGAGATCGACGAACTGCTCGCCAAGGCCGAAGAGGTGGACGGCGTCAAACTCATCGCCCACCAACCCACCACCGGTGATCGCGACATCCTTAAGAAATACGCCGACCTGCTCCGCAATCAAAAGGAGCCGGTCGCCTTAATTTTAGGGATGGAAGTCGACGGCAAAGCCGCCCTGCTCGCCGCCGTCAGCAAGGAACTCGTTAAGCGTGGTGTGAAGGCCGGCGACTGCGTGAAAGCCGCGGCCAAAGAAGTCTCCGGCGGCGGCGGAGGCCGCCCCGACCTCGCCGAAGCCGGCGGCAAAGACCCGTCCAAACTGCCCCAAGCCTTAGAAGCTGGGTTGGCCTACTACAAGTCAGCTCTGTCGAGCGGAAGTTGA
- the cyaB gene encoding class IV adenylate cyclase, producing MAYEVESKFPVDSHDTIKAELADLGATAGVSIRQADQYLRHPCRDFASTDEALRIRRVNDSAVLTYKGPRLAGATKARFEAEYSLDADGRSGDGFAEIFTRLGFEPVLIVRKERQPFTLEFEGHHFEIALDRVESLGCYVELELTAEDDSLEAARSAVTALAARLHLGTPEPRSYLEMLLTK from the coding sequence ATGGCGTATGAGGTCGAATCCAAGTTTCCCGTCGATTCGCACGACACCATTAAGGCCGAATTAGCCGACCTCGGTGCGACGGCCGGCGTGTCGATACGGCAGGCCGATCAATATCTCCGACATCCTTGCCGCGACTTCGCCTCGACCGACGAGGCCCTGCGGATCCGGCGGGTCAACGACTCCGCAGTCCTAACCTACAAAGGGCCGCGACTGGCTGGCGCAACTAAAGCGCGGTTTGAGGCCGAATACTCTCTCGATGCCGATGGTCGATCGGGCGACGGTTTCGCCGAAATCTTCACTCGCCTCGGCTTTGAACCGGTGCTGATCGTGCGAAAAGAACGGCAGCCGTTCACGCTCGAATTCGAAGGCCACCATTTCGAAATTGCTCTCGACCGTGTCGAGAGTCTCGGCTGCTACGTCGAGTTGGAACTGACCGCTGAAGACGACTCGCTCGAAGCCGCGCGATCCGCCGTCACCGCCCTCGCTGCCCGCCTCCACCTCGGCACGCCCGAGCCACGCAGCTATCTCGAAATGCTCCTCACCAAGTAA